Genomic segment of Panthera leo isolate Ple1 chromosome B2, P.leo_Ple1_pat1.1, whole genome shotgun sequence:
GAACGATAGAATATAGGTTCTAGATAGACGTTTGAGGTGTATCCATTTAGGAAAATGTTTCCTCCTCAAATTTCAACTCGTTTTTACAATTACCTTGCCTTCTGTTTAAAAACTATTATCttcaagaattttccaaaatctttttatgtttaactttttttttttgtttgagagagagaacatgggaggggaagagagagggagagaaccccaaacaggctctctgctgtcagtgcacagcctgattcagggcttgaactcgccaaccgtgagatcacgccctcagccgaaatcaagagtctgatgcttaacctactgagccacccaagccccctgAAGTAataattcttcttcttcctcctcctcctcctccttctccttctccttcttcttctttttttaaagacatttgatTATAGCAATTTAAAAACACATCGATGATtggaaataataatgtaaaaatatctgCAGGCTTATCTCAGATCTTCAAAAGTCCCCTCTATTGTCTAGCCTTGCCCGTAGCCTCCTCTCCGTCCGCTCCTTCCAATTTGTCTTATGGGCAACTATTCTATCATCAGGAAACAAACTCGCCAATATCTCCTCCACATCCCCTGGTAAGTTACCACCTAAAACTTCATTGGCCTGTCTGTGACTACATTGAGAGCCTTTGGTTCTTTACAgcgaagagaagaagaaaaggcatcAATGGGAAAGGAAATCTGATCTTAGGACTCTCTGATGAAACACTAGGCTTCAGAGAATCCAGTCGTCTGTGGAAAACCGATCCGAAGAAAAGTCTTTCCTCTCAAATTAAGGTACTCCACTGCATGGTAGCACTGTGAGTGAACATAGCATCCGGGTGCGATGTGACCGTGGCACCATGAAGCCATGGGTTTTTCCACCCAGAGGTGGTGGCACCTGCCGACTGCGACCTTCCTTTCCAGTTTCCCCTTGGTTTTTGTCCTTCATCCCTCAACCTCATACAAGTGATTCTTATCCTCTGTGTTCTCTTAATGCTTGTCCCAGAGAGCAAGTGGAAGAGAACTTTATCTTACACACTTACCCGTCCTGTGGGACGTACCATTTTGGCTCACCCACTCATTCTCTGGTGTTCAGTGCATACTTCTGAAAGGCCGAGGGTTGTCTGGCTCTGGCTAGTTGAGCAAAGCGCTCCTGTCCGGCCAGTCTCAGAGGCTGGCCTGGGGCTTACGTCCACAAAACCAGCCACTGGAAGTGCTAGGGGGATCGCCGAGGGAGCGGGGAGTGGTGGCCAACTCACAATGGACGGGATCCAaggaaagacagggagggaaCGGACGTAAGAGGTTCTGGGGCTCAGGCCGAATGCGCCAGAGGAGACCGTGCATCACAGACGCCTCTCTGAGCGGGGACCCCGGCTCGTCTCTCACTGCCACCCCCGTGTCATCCGTCGTGGCCCACACGCTTGTCCTTGGAGAGCTGGTGAAGGCTCTAAGCTTCCTCTATTCTACGCAGATATGGGAAGAATTGAAGTTTAGCAAGTGCTCCGCGCAGAAGCCTTCCAGCACTCACAATACTGTCAGGAACgtaagctcaaaaaaaaaaaaaaaaaattggagtgtAACGTAATAACAGAAGTAAGTTATTGAAGCTGTGTGGACATGGTGTAATGAAGCCCCAAAGAAGTAGGCATAGGCAATCGCCATTATTTGGTACGGGAATAAAATAACCACAGGCATACGTAAACAATATTGAAATATGGTAAACAGAAGTCTTTAACATGGAGTGAGAGCCAGTTTATATCATTTCGAGGATTTGGCACTCCACAcatatatgagaaagaaaaactaccAGATATTTTTCAAAGTGGCTTCATCGGAAATCTTATTGCCAGACCTACGCATTGTACCCAAATACGTATATTTAATTCCAGTTTGAGAAATCAAGAACTAAGTTCTTCATTTGAGTTCGTGgaatgccaggggcgcctggggggctcggtcagtcgagcgtcctacttcggctcaggtcatgatctcacggctcgtgggtttgagccccgcgtcgggctctgtgctgacagctcggagcctggagcctgcttcagattctgtgtgtgtgtgtgtgtgtgtgtgtgtgtgtgtctccctctctctgcctctcccccctcacgctctgtccctctctccttcagaaatgaacattaaaaaatctttttaaaatacattaattaatggAAAGCCAGATTACTTTGTGCCCTTTGGTAATAAAGAGACAGATTGCGTCGTGAGGGCACCAGGACGCTAACAAATGATGTCCAGGAATAAAACCGCAAATTGTTTTCAAACTTAGGTTCTTTATTCCTATACAAAGATACATTCCCATGTGTAGCAAATCAGAGAGCacagaaagatataaaatgaaaCTCTTCATACTATGGCTCCATTTAcctgctttctctcaaaacagGTAACCACTCTTAcggtttcctttttattcttgcaGAGATACTTCGTGTGTGTAACAtcaaattaaatgtattttactcCCATGTGAATGCTATTCCTCTgaaactgcttttcttttattgatcaaAATCTACCATGGATGTCAAACTCTATCAGACATTTAGCACTTGTTCACTTTTTCATGAATTTCATAAAACCCCTTTGTAAGGATGGATATTTATGGATGTATGAATGCTTTCAACTAACTAGAAATATAGAATCTTTGGTTGcatatttaagttgttttttaaaaacagctctgGGATGTCTATTTTTCCTAGTGTAATCCTCACGCAGACAATTATAGTTATAGGATCAGATTCTAAAGAGAAATTATTGGGACAAAGGGTACATTACCCAGTAATTTTGATTAAgtttgccaaattgctttcttttctcgTTTCTTACTCCTGGAGTGTTCGTGGTGAAAGAGCCATCTGACAAACATGAgaattttttggtaatgtttctttattctttttgagacagaaagagagcaggggagggagagagggagagagagaatcccaaacaggctccgtgctgacagcgcagagcccgacgtggggctggaacccatgacccgctagatcatgacccgagccgaatagtcagacgcttaacttactgagtcacgcaggtgcccTACCAACATAAGACTTTAAATGACTTCTTGGGGGTGACaagatggaaaatgagaaaatgattcAGTCCCTGTTGTATGGGCTCCTGCGTCAGCTCAGGGCCGAAGGTCCCAGTTTGTTGTATGAGAATAACTTCCATtgtctttaatatatttgttatatgttCAGGTTCCCCACGTCCGTTGtatttttacacttgatcttagccaaaaggcccaGAAGTGATGTtccgttttatttttaaacacagcaCGGGAAGACTAATGGGTGTTTCAAATGACCCTACTGAAGGCATCAGTGAAGAAACAGAGTTGTTCCAGCTTTATTTAGAGGGCCAACGTCCACCCTGATTGTCCATCTCTGTGAATCAGCACAAACGGGCTGAGAATTGCATAACCAAGAGTTAGAAACTCTTGAATATTTAATACGAAAGAAGCATTCTCTAAGGAGAAATTTAAgcccagagaaagaagacaatctgtccaataaaataaaagaaaacaacgCATCAGAAGGAGAACGCTGTGAGCGGCTCGTCTCTCGGGGGGGTCTGGTGGAGGATCTTGGATTTCTGAAGGTAGAGGACGTGCCTGTGGGGCTTGTGGAGAAGAAGCACCATATAGGCGCTGGCCCAGCCCATGAGACTCAGAAACAAGAAATCCCGCAGGGCCATGAGGATGGGAAACGTCCACTTCATGACCTGGCTTCTTGGGAGGACGTAAGAGCAGCTATTTGCGTGGCTAGCTTGTGACCTGTTTAGGCGGCTCGTGTTTCTGACGTAGTAGAGTAAGTTCATGCTGACCAAGGAGTTGAGGACCcagaagaagaggcagaggggaaggatgTGCCTTGCGGATGCTGGCTTGAAGTCGGCAGGCACGGGGGCTCTGGGGCTGATGGTGGTGGCCTGGACCACGGCGAGGAAGCTGCTGGTGGAGATCGAAAGGCCCCGGGCCACCCTCTCCAGAAACACAAACGCTTTACAGCCCACGTCGCCCAGGACGTTTCTCACACCAAACATCGCTATTGTCTTCAGCGTTACCTCGGACAAAAGTATCACGGTATTTGTAAAAGCCAAGTGGATGCTAAGAAGGTGTACAGATTTCGTCGCAGTGCCCGAAAAGAAAGCGCACATGTACTTCACAAACACAGAGATGTTCCCCACGATGCCGGGTCcggtgagaaagagaaaaattgttgCCCGGATATTGTTCAAAACCATGTTTTTGCTTCAAGGGCAGAGAAATTTGAATCCGGCAAGAGCCTTTCGAAGAAAGCCGTGGGCCCAGGCGGATCTGCGAAGAAAAATGCACATCAGAGGGCTCTCCGGTGCACAGAGGACAGTCACGGTGTATGTGACAGAGCAGATTTCTGTCCGAAgaactctcttcctttccccGTGAGTGCTCCCGCCGGGTCGTTCTATGTGGCTTCGGATGCGATCCTGAGAAtcaaaatacagaatctgaagtggcaATCCGGATTTTGTTGTCTCGCTCCACACCGGCGAAGACAAACTACGTGCTCCAGGGTTTATGTGTCCCCGATACGTTCGATCCCAGCGTGTGCTGAGCGGAACTAACATTTCCCCCAACCGGACGTCCCCCTGTGCTTTCCAGTTCTTCGCGTGACATCACCATCAGCCACCCCCAGGAAATCTGGGTCTTGCTCACCGCCCCACGTCCCCACACGAGAGCCTGAAAACCTCCCGTTGCATCAGTGTCTTTTCTAGCTCCCACATTCAGCCTGTCAATCTTTCCCAGGGCCCGTTAGGTTCAGCAGCCACGGCGAATCTCATTCTGACGAGGATAACAATTGCCTGGTGTGCCTCCCGATTCCAATCTTTATAGCTCTGATACACAGCCCCGAATACTTCCAGAGTTGTCTTTGAAAGCCCAGACTGAGTCTGTGACTTCACTGCTTGCAAGTTTTCACCGGGTTTTCCTAGTTTCAACATCAAATCAGACGGCGTAGCCTTTGGAGATGGGACCCCAACTTTTAAAGCCGGATCAGCCAGAGACGTGCAGACATGGTCCGTGGGCTGGACGAGCTCTGATCAGACCTGATGCAGTCTGGGCAGgccccaggggggtggggggggtggggggaccttgCAATGCTGCCCGGCAGGGGGGCAGGGGTCTGCACAGGAGGTCTGAGTCCCGCTGAGGACACGGAGGAGACCCCAGGGGAGGCCTGGGTCCCTTCAGGGCGTGTTACCGGCGCCCCGGAGGGGGCGGTTAGGAGAAGCCAGCTAACAAGGAACTGGGTGCTGTCCTGAGACAGGGGCGGTTTAGGAAGTAGGGACTCCCAGGGGTGGGCAGGGTAGCCAAGTGGGCTGGGGCCGCTTCGGTAGGAAAAGAGGAAGCACAGCCACGAAGGGTGATGGCGCCAGTCACACTCGCTCAAGAGCCCTGGGGGAATCCGTGTTTGCAGGGAATTGAGCGGTCAGCTGTCCCGCGGCTGTCCTCCCGCCCTGGTTGACAAGGGAACTGAGGCGCCTGCTGTCAGTCCCAGCCCGCCGGCCCCCTTCGCGCCTGGGTGAAAATGCACGCTCTCGCCCCcaacctctcccacctcccttttCACCCAGAAGTGGCTAGAACACTGCTGACAGCTTCCCCCAGACAACATAAACCAGGAGGTCTGACTGAACCGCGGGGCTTGCACGGGCCCTGTGTGCTTGGAAAGGCGGCCCACAGGCCTTCACCCCGCTCCCTACGCTCCCAGTCCTTAAGGGCTCGGACGACCGTGGCCCGGAAGgcgtctggcagcacgagctgcCTGAACCTAGGCTTGTGTCCGGGTTTGGCACCAGGAGGCCTCACGACCCGGGGACCTTGGTCGTGGCCTTCGGacccctgcttcctccccccaCGGACACGTGGGGAGACCGAGGCCTGCGCCACGTTGTCGGAGAAAGCGTGACAGGATCCCGACTGCCTCGCACCTCGTGAAATAAACGGCCCGCCTGATGGCAGGAACAGCACCTGAGCCAACCTTCTGGAGTCAGAACAGATTCACTGTTTAGTCAAAGCCCTGGAATCTGTTACAGTGACTGCACTCAGCACAGCTCAGTGCCCCGCCGTGTCCTCATCAAAACCGTTTGGTTTTGCTTCTCTCGACCCAGAGTCTCCCAAGTTTCCAGCcttcttttcatcttccccaaattTCAAAGCCCTGAGTCAGAGTTGGGACCGGTGTCTGTGTCACCCAAGCAGCCGCTTCTCTTCGTTTCCGACCGAAccctggcagaggagggagggacggtGTCCTCCCAGATTCGTTTTGGGAAATGTCGAAGGAAACGATTTTCACAGACACCTTTTCCCTTCAGACGGGTGCGTGGAGCCCCTTCTGGATCTAACACCTACCCGCTGAGCCAAGGAGGCATCCCTGTCAGCTCGTGTTCTCAACTGACAGATGAGATTAGCGCTTTCGGCTACAGACCCCTAGGGTCCAATTGCAGGGGATTGCCTCTGGCCCCCACCTCACGACCCGGCAACCCGGCAACGAAGAAGTGGGATTTCGCCAACAGCCACTGCAACGGCCACCCTGGTGGCTGTTAAGAGGTGTCCCCGCAAGCCCAGGGGCGTAGCTGACATACACCTGCGGTAGAACGTATGATAGACGGGGAGGCCACAGGGTGCAGGCGGGAAGACAAGCTCGCAGTGAAACGCATGCACTTGGGGATTAGCAGCACACTGGCCGAGACAAGGCCGGCCCAGCCGCCGAACACAGATGCACCAGACGCGGGTACAGATGTTGTAAACGCTGACGGGGCCGACAGAGTCGTAACACGGGTGAGCGTGGAGACCGAAGAAAGAGTTCCTGGAAACCCGAACTACCCTCACACCTGCTTGCTTTCTGGCTAAAAGAAAgcgggagcccgatgtgggggcccACCGCGGAGTGTCTTGTGGTACCAGACCCCGAACCCAAACGCGTCGGGAGGCACCTTTGCGGAAAGCGGCCCCACCCGCTTTCTGGCCCCGGCACGTACCTGGGAAAGGTCCGGGTCAGGGCGGTCAGGCTCCCGGAGCCCTCTCGGGAGCTCCCTCACTTGGTCGCAGAGGGAAGCGACGTCTCTGCCACCGAGGGGGACTCTGCAGGGCGCGGGGCGAACTGGAGGAACCGGTCGGCTGTGCTCACCCGGCACCCGCTGTGTGGTCAAGTTCTAGGTCGGTCCTTCTGGCAGGTGAACCCGCGAAGCCATATTTGTACCCTCTAGGTTTGAGGAGCTCTTGGCAAACATACACCGTAACCGAGACCTCAATTTCCAAAGTTGTCAGCCCGCTCGGGCGGAGAAAACCCTCGGCGGAATCTCGGTCCCTGAAGTATAGCTGTGCGTCTCCCTCCACAATTACAAGTGTGTGGCTCAGAAATGTTCTGAGTCTTAATGAGGCTTAATTGTATTAACAGGAAGGTTGTGCCGCGGGAAAATGAACAACAGCCAGGCTTCTGTATCCAGCCTTTCCCATTTTTCTGGCCCCCTCCTCGCCTCCCCTAAGTTCCAAGGCTGTGAATCAGAATGGGGACCGGCTCCTGGACACATAGaagtctctttcctttctttctcgcGGTGTCCTTTATACACAGGGATCTAACAAAGGGTGGCTGGGATGGAGATTCTGTTTTCTGCCTGCGTCACAAGCATGATCTGGAGAGGACAGGAGTCACCACGCTCCTTCTATGCACAGTGTTTTAGTGGGGAGGTGAGTTTCCTTCCACCTCTCTGAGATCCAAGCTAAGACATCTGTCGTGGAAGACGTCCAgacaaacaagagaaaacaagacaaacaagaggaaacaagcaaacatttattagcaCATCTACCTCCTGTGCACTTGAAGATAACCAGAAAAAATTGAGTACCTCTCCGTGGGGGCTGAGAATTCTGGCTAAACACCACTGATttaagggagggggaagggacatGACTGATAATTTTTCAGAAGCTAGAGAAGTTAGGAGCCCACAAATACAGATTCTTAGCGAGTTAAACAGAAAGTGATCGCATCAGACACATCGTAGGGCAATTCATAGCCCAGaagtgaaaagatttttaaagcagccagaaaaaaagatttctgagGAAAGGATGTGCAGATTGGCATAGATTTCTCAAAAGTCTGAAGTGAGAAGATATATTTTGAcactgttggggggaaaaaaatgctgtcAACTGGCAGGGTTATACAAAGTAAATGTGTCTCTCACAtataaggataaaataaatataatgtgagATGAAGTAAAATAGGGCTATACTGCCACTAAGAAAGATTTATTAAGGAATCTTCAAGTTCATACTTgaggaattattaaaaaaaaaacctaggagaGCTAAagtgtaagtaaaaaaaaaaaatggaaaagaaactgttaaatagataaacataagcAAATATTGCCAGTATAAGATGATGGTGAATCAGATAAATAATGTCTCCTTTTTGACTGAAAAGATGGGAATTAAAGTACTGGATAGGAATAGTTTAGCAGAAAGAAGCAATTAGATTTCCAGTGTTTTAAAGTGTTGTAATGCTTAGGGAACCTTATGGAGTACCGTGACTTCAGGCTCTGTAAAGTCAACCATGCGAGATGACATTTCAGTAATAagcacgcaaaaaaaaaaaaaaaactgaacaaaatgtaTACCACGTGGATGGGTGGAGGAAAAGAAGAGTAGAATAACaggggaaatgaaagaagaaaagacagagcaGAAGGAATGATAAACACAAATACGGGAAAAGTACAAATCAAAGAAATGTTTGACTGATACAAATCCAAGTAGATCAGTACATACCATAACAACATGTTAATGCCCAACCATGGGATGGTCTCTCATGTGGGAAGGATCTCTGGGCAGGTTTGGGTTTCAGCTAAAGGAGTCCGAGCAGGGGCTCGGGGAAGCAGGATCAGTTCATGTTTCTGAGATGGGATTAGCAATTCGGAGAAGCCAGCATTAAGTAAGAATTGGGTGCAGTCGTGAATCTAAGGTGGGTTAGCAATGGGGGATCCCCAGTAACAAACAGATATATCAAAAGTGCtttggggtggggcgcctgggtggctccctcggttaggcggctgacttccacgcaggccgtgatctcactgttcatgagttcgagccccacgtggggctctgtgctgaccgctcagagcctggagcctgcttcggatgccgcgtctccctctctctctgctcctcccccactcacgctctgcctctctctctctctctctcaaagataaataaacattaaaaaaaatttaaaaaactggtttGGGGCATCACTGGTATGAAAGTAGTAGGCATTTCAGGAGGGGGCGTTTACAGTGTTGTTCagctgctctgtgaccttggacgaAACGGTCCTGCCTGTACACTTTGCAGCCTGATTTGCCTGTACGCGTCCTCGGAGCCTGATGAGTGCTCTTCTCTTTTTCAGCATGAGCTGACTTTGATTCTCTCAGTCTGGGAGAGATTTTACTCTTCGAAACATCAAACGTTTATATGTTTCgcaaatattaaacaatttaatTAGCTCTCATTGATTTATTCCTGAGAAAGCAACGAGTCAGTAAATCACTTTCCCAAGGTCTCAGGGCTGGCCGTTGGCGGAAGCCGACATCAAACTCAGGAAAAGTAATTCCAGAGGCCGTAGATCAAAACGTTATTCTTTGCTGCCTATGACTATTGCATTAGGGGAAATTAGATATCAAATACTGCTCTTTTCCCTCTTTAAGAGGCCTATCCAACACATAGTGACAGATCAGGTTAAGAGTAAAATTGTGGAAGAAGATACCTTGACTAATGAAAATAGTAAGAATGTAAGAGAACCTATATTAATACGACACAAAACAATGAAGGCAAGAGAGCATTCCTGCTGACCAGAGAGGGTTTCCATATAGTGATAAAAGTTCCAAATCATATAATAAAAGAATTCCCAACTGtatatagttattaaaaaaatcttaaaatatagaaaacagaagTGATAGAACCACAGGGAGAAATTTACATATTCACCACTATAAAATTTCAACATACCTTTTTCACTTATTGATAGGTAAATAAGACCAGAAATTAGTACATTTAGAACaacataattaataatttaaaacatatttagacTCTTACATcctaaaattaaagagaatatgTATTATTAAGATGgtgtaggggagcctggatggctcagtccgttgggcatccgactttcgctcagggcatgatctcgaggtccgtgagttcaagccccacgttgggctctgtgctgacagctcagagcctggagcctgcttcggattctgtgtctccctgtctctctgcccttccccactcactccttgtctctctctctctctctctctctctctcaaaactaaataaacataaaaaaaaaggtgtgCAAAACATTACAGGGCCCTAAggtctcaaaaaatattttaacagtatagttaaaactgtattttctgaaaaatataggTAGGttagaaataaatatcaaaaggtAAAGCATAATATTTCCctgcttattttcatttattacatATGCACGGATCCCAAAACAATACACATGGAGTTTCCCTTGTTTGAAACTCTATTAAAATTGTACCTTAACTTACCTTTCTCCCGCTTGTTCGTCTTGTGGTTGTAGGCGCAATTCATTATACCCAGTGCTGTCAAATATTCAGTTGTACGAATGTATCACTACGTCTTTATTCATTCTCTTACCGACTTAGATTTAAGTTATTTCTAGTTCTTGTTGGTTGTTATTCATTTGCACTAAAAGCAACTCTACTAACTGCCTTGTGTCCTGCACAAACGTGCCAGACGCACCCTACAGAAGTGGCTCTCAAAGTACCGAGTGCCTCAGTGTTCCCTGGACGGCCTGTTAAAACACAAATCATTGGGAAACACTCCCAAGAGTTTcggactcagtaggtctgggacgGGCCGTAGAATTTTCATCTCTAACTAGTTCCCAAGTGACGCTCAGATCTCTGAACCCCACGTCAGGACCACACTTCAAAAACTAGTATTCTAAGGTATACGTCGTAGAGTAGTAAGGTATCTGGTAACAGTGAGATATGGCAGTGGTCGTTTAACAGCTGAGTCATAGGCCATGAGTTATTCAAACTTCCTGGTTAataattccaggggcgcctgggtggctcagtcggttaagcgtccgacttcggctcaggtcatgatctcatggttcgtgagttcgagccctacgttgggctctatgctgacagctcagagcctggagcctgcttcgggttctgtgtctccccctctctctgcccctcccgcgctcatgctctgtccctctctctgtcaaaaataaatgaacattaaaaaaggaataattccAAACTATTTCCACAGATGTTCCAATCACAAGCCACCAGCCCTAAGTCCCCAGTGTCCCACATGCTCACTAACACTTGGTCTCTGGTCCCTTtaaatttgaggaaaaatattatttttttgtgtggttttaatttacattgccATAAAACTACTGAGCCTGAGTGTGTCCTCATCTTTATATATTCCATTCAGGTTTTTACTCTTCTGCAGAATGGctcttcctccccgcccccatgttttcttttgtgtttttcctgtttattttagCAAGGCTtcatatatattctgaatactgaTTCAGCATAGTTGGTTGTAGATATGGTTTACCAGTCTGTAGCTTGCTGTTTTCCTTACTTagggggctttttaaaaaaaaatttttttaacatttattttttgagagacagagagaaagagacagagcgtgggcaggggaggggccgagagagagggagacacagaatcggaagcaggctccaggctcaagctgtcagcacagagcccgatgtggggctcgaactcacagaccgcgagatcacgacctgagccgaagtcggacgctcaactgactgagccacccaggcgccccacttaggGGGCTTTTGGACGAGCATGAGTTAGGAGAGATCTGGGTAGGAGTCCTACTGGCTGCCCTCTGGGAGTTATTTAAGCCCTCCGGCCTCAGCATCCAacttatttctcccattttcatGAAGGTCAAATAACTTATATAAAGTACTCTGATGTATAATTCATTACCATGTGCCTCTCTTCACAGGCGCTGAGCGGAAATTGCAGCAATCTGGCGTTTCCTCCATAGAGTGCCTCCCGTCTGCATCCTTGTGCCGACGGGAACTCTGTGAACAGCAGACACGGCCCGCGAGAAGATACTCAGACACTCACGCGCACCCCACTTTGTAGGGAGCACAAAGGTTACACTAAGGGACTCGAAGGACTGAATAAAAGCCGTGCAAGTGAGATGAAAAGCAACGTAAGCGAG
This window contains:
- the LOC122219386 gene encoding putative vomeronasal receptor-like protein 4 encodes the protein MVLNNIRATIFLFLTGPGIVGNISVFVKYMCAFFSGTATKSVHLLSIHLAFTNTVILLSEVTLKTIAMFGVRNVLGDVGCKAFVFLERVARGLSISTSSFLAVVQATTISPRAPVPADFKPASARHILPLCLFFWVLNSLVSMNLLYYVRNTSRLNRSQASHANSCSYVLPRSQVMKWTFPILMALRDFLFLSLMGWASAYMVLLLHKPHRHVLYLQKSKILHQTPPRDEPLTAFSF